Within Eublepharis macularius isolate TG4126 chromosome 19, MPM_Emac_v1.0, whole genome shotgun sequence, the genomic segment GAAACAGTGTTGCTTCTGCCTTCTAATTGCTCCTAGCAATGGAAACATTTTCATGTATTCAACCTGATTTGGCTATCTTGACATCTCAAGTATCAAAAAATATATTTCCGTGTTCGGGCAATGCCTCCTGAATAGCAAGACAAGACTTCGAGGtgatgaacttttgagagtcagactcccttcatcagatacaagcaggAATGGAGACGTCTGAACCTTTaaatcccagtcagaaggtgggatggGCTAACTTGCTATAAAATAGCcgcaaagaaaacaacaacaaaacaccactgttggtcacatacagctcccagctcaaagcAATTCTATGCATCACTTCTGATGATCATTAACTACCGGCaatctatgctggacaatgattcttctctctcacaggcattgggagtttaaccttttcttgcctacagacagcctcctaaccttaaacaacctctcactcacaataatgccCTTCCTAAGAAGGACTCTGGGCCCAGATCCTGCAATAAGCCATATTCTGTCACATTCACCATAGCAACTAAATCACCGGGCCTAAAAAcaccagccataccatctcaggtttaTTCACTGGTTCATCTTTCAACGTAAGCTGTGCCATCAAGGGTCAGCAATGCTCTTTTCCTCTCTATGTCAGACAAAACAGGTCAGTCCCAAGGTAGAAGAATAAACGGACATAAATCGGATATGAGAAACTGCAGCTCCCCAAAACCAGTTGGAGAACATTTTTATCTTCCAAgatattccattgctgacctaagagtacCAGTTTTCAAACAGAGAAGTTTAAAGGGGGAATTACAATGTGAAATTgatgaacttgagttcattcccCATATCAGAGCAATAGACACCTCCCCTTTCTAGTCCAGGGCTGAATACGAACATAgggttcttatctcactacacatGCTAATTTTTTCCATATCCTTCCCTCAAGCCTTTCTCCCCTGTTCTAAtaaagctgattacattttgctttgtacctttgcatcctggttCCTTTTTGCAAGACCCCTCCCACACTCTACTTTGAAGTAAgagttcagggatctccatttcttCTTGCATCTGACCGAGGCACCTTTGATTTTTTTCAAAGGTTATACCCtggaattcttgttggtcttttcaggtgctactggacttcaacTGCAGATCAATATGGTTCCTTATCTGAAATGTTGCTGGCTGTCAGGACATCATCACATAACCAAATCTAACTGGTGCAGGATACAAGGTAGAAGACTAAAATGCGCCAGTTCTCACAAACAGATGTCAAAAGTGAACTTTTTGTGATCTTTGGGAAATATTTTGGATTTGGATTCTCTGCCAAGGTTCTTTTCTATGCCGAAAATGTCCTTTCGAGAAAACGTGGCTGAACCCAAGTAAGTTCATGCAAACATTTTCAGGCCTTTGTAACAAATCAAACATCCTATGTCAAGTTTTCCTCTTGTCACCCAGATACCACTACCCTAAACCTGCATTTCAGTGAAGGCAATACAGGTCAGACTATGTGTGCAAAGAGAAGGAGATGATAGAGACCTAAGTTGGTAGAGctgaaacaaatattttaaaatccattttaaaaaaaatcatccctGTAAGTAGAAACTAGTTTAAGGGGCAGCTGGAAAAACCTGGAACACTTCCCAAAAGGGGGATTCTTTAATTCTAGATAGTTTCTTGCAGAGGGGATTGAAAAACACTTTGGGATCAATTTTTAATGGAAAGAATTCAAGCATGTACAATCATCACAGAAAGAATCATCAAATAATAACCTCTACACACATCATTGTCTCTTCTAGCTGACAATCCTAACCGttctgtcttagagccaagccacaagtgacgcctgacacaggttggacacttgttagcttccctcaagttttgatgggaaatgtaggcgtcctggttttacagcttggctctccattacagctgcaagaccaggatgcctacatttcccatcgaaactagggccaagctacacatgacgaatgacacttgaacagcaagtggattgagtggagggcaagtgaacagggagaaatacacttgctgttcaagtgtcattcgtcatgtgtagcttggcccctagagggaagctgacaagtgtccaacctgggtcaggcgtcacttgtggcttggctcttactcCTCCAACCTTAAGAATATTGTTAGCAACCTCCGGGGGAAGTGTGTGTCTTGCCCATGTTATGGAGGCTTCATGGGACGTTATTTACCTACTTCAACACATTAAGCCCCTGATGaagagacaggacttttttctTCAGGCCTCTTGGCAGCCCTGGGAGAATATTCTACCCCTTCTGTAAAAGCTAGGAGGACACATAAGGGTCCCCGCAATCTCTGCCAATATGCCACTTTTTCCTGATTCTATCTTCTTCAAGCCTGAGATAATGAAACCACCAGAATATTGCCCAAGCCAATCAGCACCTCGAAAGATATTGTTCAGTtttttgaaagaaaacaaacttttCTTTCGTTTTATTTTGATTAGTTAAACTTGAAACAGATTTTAAATTAAACTGGTTTAACTGGATTTTCAAGAAGCTAGCCTTCTGTCTTCCTAGAGCTGGCTAAAATGAGTCCCATACAAGGTACCTGTTGAAAGGGCTTTTCCAACTTACCAGTAACACTGCTTTTTGCCCCGCTTAAGCTTTACTCCACCGTTGGCTCAGGACTCTTGATAGCCAAAGAAGGAACATATTCCTAGACAAATGTTCAGTCCAATCCATTCCATAGAGCTTGGCTCTAAGGAATAGCAGGAGTGAAATGCTTGGCTTCAGATTCACTGCACAGATTTTATTGGAGGGTAACTACAGTCCTTTGTGTTTGTTGTTTCAGAGCCACTAAGAGGCCGCCAACCCTTGCCTGCTCAGTTCTGTGTCAGCCAAACTGGTTCCAGATTTAGGGTGAATACAGCTCCGCAGCTGGCATCTTCTGCAAGCGCCGGTCTACACAAACCTGTCCCTATGCAGTGCTTATTGCCTGCGAAGCAGAGGAGCTGGGCTTTGAAAAAAACACCATTTGTGTTGCACCAAATCAAACGATGGCTGCTCGGGGGCAGTAGAAGGCAAACTATTTCCATGGGGGCCTCATTAATAAAAGCAGTGTTGGGAACAAGCACCAGTGGCCAAGGGAGGAAGGCAGCGTGAGCACCCAGCTGCAGAGAAGAAAGTATCAAGGGATGTGCTCTGGAATGGTTTAAGTCATAAGAGCAGAAGTAGGACATCAATGGTCCActtagtccaacatcctgtctcacacagtgaccaaggacaaaaaaaagaggggggtggaaaatccccacaaactcaacccaaacaagcagaagaacaaaatagaggggttaagccGTTAACTATATATTTAGTGGCTTTTTAAACTTGGATTGATGTATATCTGTCTTGTGGTGAACCTGTTAAAGTCTGACTTCTTGTCGTAACCCCTTCCCGCTACTAttaaaacccaataaaaattgatatatatatattaaaaaaagatattcatcatttttttttagaaatcaaGCTTTTCTTTGGTTTTATTCTGATAGGTTAAGCTTGAAGAAGTCTTCAAATGAAAGCAGTTTAACTGGATGTTCAAGATGATAACCTTGTGTCACGCAAGGCCCCTGTTAAAAGGGCGTTCCCAGCTTACCAGTAACGCTTCCTTTTGCCCTGCTGTGCTTAAGCGTCACTCCACTGATGTCGCAGGAAATGCAACCTCTGAAGAAGGAACATAATTGTAGACTTCGAAGGCCTTAGTTGAATATTCAGTCTTTATCTTTTCCACAGAACCTGGCTCAAAGCAGTAAGTAGAAGCAACATACTTGACTTCAGATTCACTGCACAGGTTTAGCAGAAAGGGAAATTCAGTCCTTTGTGGTTTGTTATTTCAGAGCCACCAAACGGCCTCAAGCCTGGACTGCTCAGTTCCGTGTCAGCCAAACTGCTTCCAGATTTAGGATGAACAGAGCTCCTCAGCTGGAAGGTTCTGGAAACACCCTCCTACCTGACCTGACCCTAAGTAATGTGTATAGCCTGTTCTGGGCTTTAAAAACCACCATTTGTATTGCAGCAAATCAAGCCACAGCCACTCAGGGGCAGTAGAAGGCAAACTATTTCCATAGGGGCCTCATTAATCTGAGCACTGTTGCGCTGGTGACAAGGGAGGAAGGCAGCGTGAACAGAGAAGACGGTCTCAAGGGACATGCCTTGGAGTGATTAATTCGTAAGAGCAGAAGTAGGGCTTGCTGAATGAGGCCAGTGGTCCACTAGTCCAGCATCCCAGTGACGAACCAGTTGTCCTGAACGGTCAAACCATCAGGGCGTGGAAACTGAGgccttcctctgctgctgcctcccagcactgtttTTCAGATGTTTACAGCCTCTCAAAtggaggtcaccatgactagggGCCATTGACGGATCTCTCCTTCGTGATTTTTTCTAACCCCCTTCTAAAGCTGGCTGTGCTCACAGCCGTTACTACCTCCACAGGCAGTGGATTCCACCATTTACTCGTGGAGTAAAATGCTGACTTCAATCTTCACTTAGCCCAGAGGTTGGCTTCCCACCTTGACCCAACTGATCCAGCCACGCTGATAGTAATCTTGACTCTAGACTACTGTGATACATTCTAagtgggtctgcccttgaagactactcagaaacttcagctggtacgGATCAATGACTAGGCAGAGCAAGGCAGGGTATGCATATTACACCTATTTTGCAGTCATTCTGTCGGTTACCAGTTAATTTACTTGTTCTGCTTCAAGGGTTGCTTATTACtgacaaagcccttcacggctaGGGCCCACATATCTGCAGAGCTGCCCATCTCTGCAAAAAAactttctgaaggtgccacctgaCAAATTGGCAAGATCAACACCTCCCCCTGCACGTGGTTTCTCCACGGTGGCCCCAACCTGGAGGAAGGGCCTGCTTGATGAggccaggaaggctcccacacgtTCATCGTTCCACAAAATAGATGGAGTTGCTTCTTCCCatgttgttttcattttcttgCTGTGTGGAAAAATTGCCATCCGAGGTAAACCTGAATTTCCTACCAATCAAGGAGATGCGTGGTGCAATACAACATAGTGCAGTCACAcagtatatatatacatacacacacacacacacacacacacacacacacacacacacacccctccttgTCTCCACACAGTTAAAATGGCTGACACCAAgatacaaacaaaaaacaattgAAACGCAGCCAATTCGGCCAAAAGAACTTACCGTCCAACAAAAAGATTCTTAGAAAAAACTTGTCagactctggccgtttccacacacgttgaataatccactttcaatacgctttagtgcacatttgtaactgattttccatgtgtggaacaaaaaatccacttctaaaggataactaaagtgcattgaaagtgtattattcaacgtgtgtggaaacggccactgtctcCTAAAGGCAACAAGTGAACGTGCCCCACACACATTTCACAATCAAGCAGAGCAGGAGGATTTGATTTATTTGACTGcttcagtctgcctttctcactgaattatttatattactagcaacaaagcccgttgaggGGGGGAaaacaacgggttctagaaagggggGACAGGCAGGCTTTGCCTCttcctccgtgcctgatcccagccaggtgaaggtgggggatggcattgcctcctgctccactccagatcctggccagatgaaggcagggggctggtattgtcacctgctgcactcctgttCACGGCTGGGTGTAGGCAGCAAgcacttgctctgtgcctgatcctggctgggtgaaggctggggcacgtattgccacctgctccactctactccctgccaggtgaaggcaaagagtgggcattgccatgtgcttcACTCCTGATTCCAGTCAGATGaagatgggaggtgggcattgccacttgctccactcctgttcccagcctcGGTTTGCCACTGCAGCAGTGCcttctggaggcgcaccagggtaggaagtgagttgtcttgaatacgtttgctcttttatatatatatttattcttttattatttaattgatttgatttacaccccgccctccccacaaataggctcagggcggctaacaaccttcataaaacacagtgaatcaatcaaaaccataaaatcaataatctttaaaggtcattaaaatagtccagatgtaggctatttaaataattatttgggagtctgtatatgggcgtAGCAGAtccccaagggcagccccagaaaaagcgGCGGTCTtaaatggaagaagggggacacctgctggcactcagccaaaggccgggtggaacatctccattttacaggccctgcggaactgtaacaggtcctgcagggtcTGGATCTCCAGTGGAAGAGCACTCCACCAGGCCGgatccagggcagaaaaagccctgatcctggttgaggccagacggatgtccttcgggtcagggaccaccaggagttgcttgtctgcagagcgcaacgccccgcaggggacgtaatggaagaggcggtcccacaggtatgctggtcccagtctgtgaagggctttaaacaccaaggttgaCACCTTGAACCTATagataatttattacatttatagtccactttccccacaaacaggctcagggcggattacagcatacaataaatacaataaataaaacaataaaatcacataatCAGAAGATCCAAGGTCCAAATTCAGCGGCATGTAACATAGCTCCACAACATCAATTCCCGGGGTTCTGGGACAAGATTCTCTTCACCCTTCCttgcaaccctaggtacagcgaAGTGCTAGGTGGAATACATCTTGGAAAGTATTCAATCAATCTAATATAATACAATCAACAATGAAGAAAACCAGGGCTACAAAATTGGAGTAGTATGCAAAGAACAGTATGCTACATACAACACAACAGTTTGAGACTAACAAACAACAACACAAAATTGGATCACAAATCCAGAGGGTCGGTGCATCAGTCTAACATATACAACAAAGTAATGAAAACAAACTAAAATTGAGATCAGCATTATCAATAGCTGCTATCAGCACGTCAAGGTAGTGGCACAGCAACACGGGTCAAATCAAAAGTTGGCAATCATAGGAAAACTTTAATTTACAATACAAAATTGGCTTACAGATTAAGAACTCCGCAGCAGTGTATCACCTACAGCGAGCAAAGCAAGAAAACTACCTGAAATTTTACAGTGTGATACCCTATTTTCCTTCTCAAAAAAGTTCCTTTGACACTACCCTATGAGTGGGTATGAGGAAGACAGAAAGGTATCAAGAGCCAGAGGGTCTGGTAgggacacacaaacacactaaaTTTGCAAACATTAAGACAAAAAATTCTGACCTGCTCTTGAGCTTTGAGCATGAACTGTACATATGGACATCAGCACACGGATGCTTTTAATAAAAATGAGCATTATCAGTGGCTGTGTTCAGCGCATCAATACAGAAGTGCACAGGTCAAATCAAATGTCTGTAATCCTATGAGAACTTTAACCTATTTCCAGGTAGTTTGGGATATGCGCAGCTGGCCAACACCTCTCTTCAAGGCACTCTTTAACTCATTGTTCCTCAAACTGTAGATGAAGGGGTTCAGCATCGGAGTCACCACAGTATACATGAGAGAAGCCAATGTGTTGTTCTCAGACGTAGGCTGCATGTAGACCCAGCAGAGGGTGCCATAGAATAAGATAACTGCAGTCAGGTGAGAACCACAGGTGGAGAAGGCCTTGCGTTTGCTGCTTGAAGAGGGGACCTTCATTACGGTCAGGAAGATCCGGGCATAGGAGAACACAATGAGTATAAAGGGTCCCAGAATATCCAATATGCCATCTGTCATTCCCACCATCTTTATGGCGGTCGTGTCTGAGCAAGAGAGTCCTATGAGCGGATAGACATCACAGAAAAAATGGGGGATCTTCTGAGCTGCACAAAAGGAAAGAACGGAAACCATCGATGTGTACAGTGTAGCCTGGCAGAGGGCTAGAAGCCAACACCCAGAGACCATCCAGAGGCAACGCTTTCTGTTCATCAAGCCTGTGTAGTGCAGCGGGAGGCAGATAGCCAAGTAGCGATCATACGCCATGGCGGCAAGCAGAAAGTTGTCACTGTTGCCGAAAGTCGAGAAAAAATACATCTGAGACAAGCAGCCGCTATAGGAGATTATCTTGTCCTGGGCAACCAGGTTGCGTAGCGTTACGGGGACAATGGAGGATGCAAAACCCACATCGGCCAGAGAGAGGTggctgaggaagaaatacatgggcgTGCGGAGGAGATGGGCATCGCAACGGATCAGAAGAACGATCAGCAGGTTGCCCAGGAGACTCAACAGATACATGAAGAGGAGAATGGAGAAGACCATGCCTTCATATCCCTCTTGAGTGAAGAGTCCTTGCAGGATGAATTCAGAGACAAAAGTTTGATTCCTTTGCTCCATGGTCCCGCTAGAGAGAAAAAGAACTTTGATGAAACTCGGAACAACCACGTGCTATCCTTTCTACATATAGTTTGCCCACTATCAGGATGAATTCTAAGGCTGATCCAAAAAATGAGGGGGTTATAAGTACTTCCCCCCTTTTCCAATGTGGTACTGATTTTCCAGGAACCATTTTTTCACAAGGGTTCTTGAGAGACATGCCATCCTTGGACACTTATTGTGGCATTCACAAGCATGCTCACACTATGTGGTATTTGGGTGATAAGAGCGATGACTGTTGTTTTTTCTGTCTGCCTGTTTCCCCTGTTAATGGTAACATCTTCATATAGCCATCTTGATTTGACTATCATGAAATCACAGGAATTAAAAAAGTCCATTCAATGTTCAGGCAATGATTCCTAAACGGCAAGGTTCAAGTCCAAAAAGAGTTCCAGTctatcagctttca encodes:
- the LOC129346509 gene encoding olfactory receptor 1E5-like: MEQRNQTFVSEFILQGLFTQEGYEGMVFSILLFMYLLSLLGNLLIVLLIRCDAHLLRTPMYFFLSHLSLADVGFASSIVPVTLRNLVAQDKIISYSGCLSQMYFFSTFGNSDNFLLAAMAYDRYLAICLPLHYTGLMNRKRCLWMVSGCWLLALCQATLYTSMVSVLSFCAAQKIPHFFCDVYPLIGLSCSDTTAIKMVGMTDGILDILGPFILIVFSYARIFLTVMKVPSSSSKRKAFSTCGSHLTAVILFYGTLCWVYMQPTSENNTLASLMYTVVTPMLNPFIYSLRNNELKSALKRGVGQLRISQTTWK